GGCCGGTAAGCGCCGCGAGCGCTCGGTAACACTCGCCGAGTTCACAGCACCGATAAACACCCTTTTGCCCGTGAACGCCAACTCGAACGTGTGCAGAGTCTCGAAACGGAACTCGAAAACGCCCGAGCCCTCGACACCGACGACCTCGCGGATGCCATCGAGACCATCGGCTTCGAGTGTACGCGTTGCGGTGCGTGCTGTAAAGCCGAGGCTGACGACGCCCACACTGCGACGGTCTTCCCCGACGAGGTTCGAGACCTCCAAGCCGCGACGGAGTACGACTGGAGAGACGTTGCTCGGCCGATGCCCTACGGTCTCGACGGAGAGGGCAACGCCGATGCGGACGACACCACCGACGCCGAACCCGCGGGCGAGACCTTCGAATGGGCGCTCCAGACCGATTCGTGCGGTGACTGTACCTTCTACGAGGAGACCGACGACGGCACCGGAGCCTGTTCGGTCCACGGCGACCGGCCGCTCATCTGCGAGACCTACCCCTTCTCGGTGGCGCTCGGCGGGACGAGCCAGCCGATGGGCGAGGCGGTGGACGAGGAGGGCGTCGTCCGCGCTCACGAGTGCGAGGGACTGGGGAGAGATATCTCTCGGGAGGACGCCGAGGACCTCGCGGCGGCGCTCAAGGAGCGCGCGGTCCGGGAACTACGGGAGGCCATCGCGGTCCGCGACGAGTACGCCCCCGCCGAACCCGACGACGGCGTCGTGGTCCACGACTCGGAGGGCGCGAAGCGCCCGGACGGGTCGGCCTACGAGGGGTGAACGCAGCGAGCGAGACCGCGTGCAGAACCGCAACGGCGACCAGCGCGTATCGTCCGGAGTTCGGTCGATGAGTCGGCACGCGACCGGTTCGTCCCGTCCTCGCAGGTAAACCCTCGGGAACTGGCGACTGGCGAGGGTGTCCGAGCGCGCACTCACGGCTGATGAACTGAGAGCCGAGCGGCCGCCGACGGCGACCGCCCCGACAGCAAAAAGGGTCGTTTAGAAGTCCTCTTCGATGATTTCGCCGACAGCGAAGTTGGACTTGACTTCCGTAATCTCGACCTTGACGCGCTCGCCGATTTCGGCGTCGGGGACGATGATGACGTAGCCACGCTCGACGCGGGCGATACCGTCGCCCTGCTTGCCGATGTCCTCGACCTCGACGTAGCGCACTTCGCCCTCCTCGACGGGGGGCTGGGGTTCGGACGGCGCGCCGCTGCTCTCGGACTGAGACTGAGATTTGGACTGGGACTTCGACTCGGACTGCTGAGAGGAGTCCGAGTCGTCCGAGATGAGCGCGACGCGGTAGGTCTCGCCCGGTTCGACCGATCCGGTTTCGATTTCTCGACGCGGTACTTCGACGACGTACTTGTCGTCTTCGATAGTTACGTCAGCACTGAACAGACACAGGAGTTTGTCAGAGATCTCCAAGGCTATATGCCTCCATTTGAACCTAAGTGGTCAGCGCGTAAAGAATTTTACCCAACGACCTTTTGCTGCGCTCGGTCGGCCGCGCGCCAGCGGCGCGCGGCCTCCCTCGCTGGCAAAAGGTCGATCAAAATCCGTCGTCACCCCCTCAGAAGCGCCGTCGGCGCTTCTTCGAGGGTTCCTCGGACCGCTCGCTCGGTCACTCCGTTCCCTCGCTCGCGGGAGGTGTCGGTGTACTCGGGTGCTGCTGGTGCGCTCGCTCGGTCGCTCCGCTCCCTCGCTGCGGACCGCGATAGGACTGCAACAGGACTGCGACAGCACCGCAACAGCACTCAGTCAGCGCCTTCCGGGCGTTCTGCGGTGGTGAACGTCGTCAGGTCCACGCCCACGTCGGCATCGAGGTCCGCGGGCGAGTCGTAGGGGCGGTTCACGATGACGTTTCCGGCGCGTTGCTTGCCGAGTCCGGGAATCGCGGTGAGTTCGTCCATCGTCGCGCTGTTCAAATCGAGCGGGTGGACGAGACCCGTCACCGACCGATAGCCGTGGTCCACGACTGCTACGTCCACGGTCTGGCCAAGGTCGCGCTCGCCCGGAATCCCAACGAGGAGCGGATACGTTCCGAGCTGTCGCCCGAACGTCCGGCCGCCCTCGTGATATTCGAGATGCACGTCCGGCAGAATCGTCCCCGTCGGCGCGAGACGCCGGAGCATCGGGTTGTCTATCTCCTCGCGGACCTCGGTCTTGTACTGCTTGAACAGTTTCTTGTGGTCCTTGGCGATGTCCGCGCCCACGTCGCTCATGTCCGTGCCGTCGAAGGCCATGACCTGCCGAATGTTGACGCGACGAAGCATCAGACCCTCGTCGTAGACTCGTTCGAGGAACTGCTTGTTGTGGTCGAACGTCTCCCGACGCTCACCCTTCAAGCCGTGAAGCAGATTGATTCCCGGTAGGAGCTTCGGGAGTCGGTTTTTCGCCGCGTCGCCGTGCGTGGGAGCATCCGCGGGGTCCTCGCCGGGACGCCACCCAGCCTCCTCGTTGACGATTTTGACCGCCTCGAAACACTCCTCGGCGGTGACGTTGAGGTTGTTTTCCTCCTGCACTCGGGGGTCGGCCGATTCGAGACCGAACGCCGCGGTGTCGCCGGGCGTGTTGTGTTCGGCGATGACCCGGATGCCCTCGCGGGCCAACTCGGGCCACTCGACCACCGTGATGGGATTCATATTGTCGAGGTGGAGCGTTTCGAGGTCGGGCGCGACCTCCCGGATGCCGCCGTAGAGGTTCCGGAGCGCGTCGGGATTGGGCTTCTCGCCGTCGCCGCCGTACGCGAGGATGTCGGCCTGTCGCCCGAGTCGGAAGTGTCGCGCGCCCCGCTCGTAGAGCGTCTGGACCTCGCTGACGACCGACGGCGGTCGCCGGAACGAGGGGTTGCCGTACAGCGGTTCCGTGCAGAACGAACACCGGTAGGGACACCCCCGTGAGGTCTCCATCTCGGCGATGAGGTAGTCGGGGTGGTTGGGGTGCTGTTCGATGACGAACGCGCCGTCCGCGGCCCACCGGTCTATCTCCTCGTTGTCGCGCATCCGGTTGTTGAACCCTTCCAGTCCGCTGTCGAGCAGGTCGTAGGCCGCGGCCTCCACATCGCCTTTCGCCACGAAGTCGAAGTCCAAGTCGTCGCGTTCGGTCTCGGTCGCGCCCGCGTTCTCGTCGCCGACGCCGAACTTCACGGGACCGCCCATCAGACTGGTCCCGTTCGCGTTCCACGCCATCTTGCGCACTTCGTCTGGTTCCGCCGGGGTGCCCCCGACGTAGCTGCCGGGCACGGTCATCCCGCCGATGTAGACGAACAGGTCGGCGTCCTCCACGTCGTGCCACTTCGAGGAATCGTCTCGCAACTCGTCGATGGTGTGGTACGTGACGTTGTCCTTCGGGACGCCCGCGTCCACGATTGCGCCAGCGGTGTACCGCGGATACGTCGAAATATAGGGCGGCACGCCGAAGTGGGCCGGTTCGTCGACGTACCCGTCCACGAGGGTCACGTCGAGGTCCGCGAGGTCGGTCATGGACCACAGTTGCCCCTCGATGGGTAAAACGGTGACTACACGGTGCGAAAGCGACCCCCTTCCCGAGGAAACTCCCGCCGCAGTCAGTGCAGATACGGGTACGACCGGAACGCTTCGCGGGCGGCGTGGGCGTCTTCGACCTCCGAGAGGTCGGCCGTGTAGACGGTGGGATACGGCAGGCCCCGCGCGACTCTGAGCGTGTCGTCCTCGATAGTCACGTCTCGGAGTCGCCGCCATGGGATTGCGGTCCCTCCTCGATTCCCGGTCTGGCGAATCAGCAGATGGTCCTCAAGTGCGACCAGTTCGCGGTCGGTCGTTCCGGTAAAAGCGTTTCCGATAGTTAGCCCGAGTAACGTTCCGACGAACGATGTCACGGAGAACGAATCTCCCATCACGAGCCCGAGGACCGAGATGAGCGCGGCGGAACCCACGACGCTGAGTCCGAACTCCCATCGCTGGGGTTCGACCGCGGCGACGCTCGCCCGGACGCGCTGGCGCTCTAGCAGCAGTTTTCCTCGATGCGAGTTACCGAGCGCGACCGCGACAGCAATCCCGCAGATGAAGACGAGGAGTCGAATCGATTTACCGTCGCCCATCGTCGTCCCGTGGACCAGCGTCGGCGCAGCGACGCCTATGACTGCGAGGAGACCGAGACCGCCGACGAGCAGGTAGGCGCGCGCTTCGACCGCTCGGTCGAGCGCGTCCGGTTTCTGTTCGACGGCGGTCCAGACGACGACGCAGATGCACGCGCCGAGACCGAGACTGAGGACGGGGTCGGTCGGCCACGGTCCCGGCGTAGCGAGGTAGCCACCGAGACCGACGAGGACGCCGAGCGAGAGGGGAAAGTGCCGAGCTTCGGGGCGGCGAAATGACATATACTTGTATCGTGTCACGCGGCACATCATTGTTTTCGTTCGGGTCGGTTTCGGCGTCGAACCGCCCGACGCAGAATCGCCGAAGCCCTCGCGTTTATGGTCACTGGGCCGTAAGATTCAGTCATGCCCGCGACGCTCGAAGTGAAGTGTACGAACGACGACTGCGAGATGGACATGTTCGAGATGCATTACACCTATGACATGCCCGACGACGTGGGAGTCTCGGACTTCCAGTGTCCGTACTGCGGCGGAACTGATTGCCTCAACGCTATCGAGCTATGACTCTGCGAGATATCGCCCGGTCGGTCGGTGGCACGGTCCTCCAGCGCGTCGGCCGGGCCGCGAGCAAGGTCCAAGAGTCCAAACCCCTCCCCGTAGACCTGCTGGAGAGCGACGACGCCTACCTCGTCGTGTTCGACGCGCCGGGCGCGACCGGAAGCGACGTGCAGGTCCGGTACGCCGACGGCGCGGTCCACGTCCGCATCGACCGCTTCCGGGACTTCTACGAGGGGTTCGAGATGCTGTTCCCCGGTCGAGGTCTCTCGCTCGACGGCAAAGCCGACCTGCCCGCTGACGCCGTGGTTGACGCCGAGGAGGCGTCGGCGACCCTGACCGAAAACGGAACGCTTCGAGTTCACGTCCCCAAGCGCGAAGCGGCGACTGACAGCTCCGTGCCGGAGTCCGCCGAGGCGTAGTCGGCCGCCGCGACCCCCGCCGACTCTCCGACCGGCGTCGCGCAACGCTCTCACCTCACACCTCATCTCACCTCACTGGCGGGCCGCTTGCTATCCTTGCGCCGACACAACACCGAATCGACAGTCGAGCGACCGTTCGGTATGGACGAGACGACTGAGCGAGTCGGCCGGTTACTCGGCGAACTCACTCGAACAGTAGCAGGCGTCACTCGACGGTCATTCCCTCGACTATCTCGAACTCTTCGTCGCCGCCGAATCTGGTGGGAACGAACTCCGGCACGGGATTTTCGCCGAGAATTGTCTCGGCCGCCGCCTCGCCGAGCGCCGGGGAGCGCATGAACCCGTGGCCCTGCCACCCGGCCGCGACGAAAAGACCCTCGCGCAGTTCGCCGAGCAGGGGGTCGCGGTCGGGCGTCGCCACGCAGAGACCGGCCCACGACTCCCGGACCGCGCCGAACTCGCCGAGTCGCTGGCCGAGTCGCTCGCAAGTCACCTCGCAGAACTCCCGGTCAGCGTCGCGGGTCCAGTCGTCCGGGTCGCTCTCGACCTCCTCGGTGCCGTCGCCCGCCAGCAGGCCCTCGGGATGGGGCCGCAGGTAGTAGCCAGCGGTCGCGTCGTAGCACATCGGGAGGTCGCCCCGGCGCTCGGCGTCGAATCCGGCGGTCAGCGCCTGCACGCGGTAGGGTTTGAGCGGGACGGGAATCCCCGCGAGGGCGAGCAGACGCTTGGTGTGAGCGCCCGCGGCGACCAGTATCGCGTCGAACGACTCCGCGTCGTCGTCCGCGCCAGCGGGCCACACCCGGCGCTCGTCGGCGTCGATTCGGACCTCGGTGTCGGTTCGAATCTCCGCGCCCGCTCGCTCGGCTTTTCGGGCCAGCAGTCGGGCGTAACTCGCGGTGTCGGCGTGACCCGCGTTCTCCGCGACCGCGGCGGTGCCGACATCGGACCAGTCCACCGCGGGGAACCGCTCTCGAAGGTCCGCAGGCTCCGCGAGCGCGACGTTTCGGCCCGCGTCCCGCATTCGGGACACCTGTTCGCGGACGGCCGCCCCGCGGCGCTCGTCGCCCTCGTGGGCGAACCAGACGTAGGGCGTTTCGTGAAACTCGAAGTCGCCTTCGCCCGAGAACTCGCGGAACCGCTCGATGGCGCGGTCGCCGACGCGCGCGTCCTCCGGCGCGGCAAAGGCGTCGTAGAGGACGCCCGCGGCCCGGCCGGTGCTTCCGCCCGCAATGTTGCCTTTCTCGTAGAGGACGACCGACTCGCCCCGTCGCGCGAGGTCGTAGGCCGCGGTGACGCCGACCGCACCGCCGCCGATGACTGCGATTCGCATCTACTTGTGCCCCCGCGGCCAGAGGTCGTCTACGTCCTGTTCGGCCAACCACTCTACGAGGGCCGCGAGGTCGTCGGTCGCGTGGGCCAGCAGTTTCTCGCCGACTTCCTTCGACCCCGCGGTGGGTTCGCCGACCGCGCCGCTCTCGGTGAAGTCGATGGCGTCGAAGCCGACCGACGCGCCCTGGATCGATTTGCCCCACGAGTCGCCGCCCTCGTCTTCGGCCGCTTCGAGGGCCGACTCGCGCACGAGGTCTTCGGCGACGGCGAGCATCATGCTGGTCTCGACCTCGTCGGCGTGACCGAGCGAGGTATCCAACTCCTCGGCAATCAGGGCGTCGAGGTTCGACCACCAGTTCCACGGCGCGGCGAAGGCGACTTCCTCCTCGCGCAGGCCGCGGGCCGCGCGCCGGAGCGCCTCGGAGTTCCCGCCGTGGCCGTTGACGACGACCGCTTTCCGGACGCCGTGTTCGGCCGCGCTCGCCACGATGTCGGCGACGTAGCTCTCGAAGGTCTCGGGGTCGGTCCAGAGCGTCCCGTCGAACTGGCGGTGGTGGGCGCTGACGCCGACCGGAATCGGCGGGAGCAGGAGGGCGTCGGGGTGGTCGCCGACCGTCTCAGCCACCGCGCGGGCCGCCAGCAGGTCGGTTCCGAGCGGGAGCGCGGGACCGTGCTGTTCGACGCTCCCGGTCGGCAGGACCGCGACTTCGGCTTGCTGGAAGGCGTCGGCCGCCGCGGTCGTCGTGCGTTCGTGGAGATACCTGCAACTCATGGCCGGGGGAAGGGCCAGCGGGCACTTAGAGGTGTGGCCGCCGGAAAAGCGTGGAGTTCAACGTAGCGGTAGCAGGCCGAGCAAACCACCGTTTGGGTGGACCGGGCGGGGGCTTTCTACCCGTTCTTCTCGGAGTCCGAGACACCGACCTCGAAAACGACGCTACTGGCTCGAAGCGACCACTTCGTTCCGAAGCGTCCCGACGCCCTCGTAGGTAATTTCGACCTCGTCGCCGGGTTCGACGGTCCCCGGATTCGCGGGACTGCCGAACGCGATTACGTCGCCGGGGCGGAGGGTGAACCGCGCCGAGAGGTACGAGATGATTTCGTAGGGTTCGAACAGCATCAGTTCGGTGTTGGCCTCTTGGCGGCGCTCGCCCGCAACGTCGGTCCACATGTCGAGGTCGCTCGGGTCCACGTCGGTCTCGACCCACGGGCCGAGCGGTCCCGACCCGTCGAAGGCCTTCCGGGCGGTCCGGCCCTGCTGGTCGAGCGCGTCCACGTCGTTCATGATGGTGTAGCCGCGGACGACCTCGGGGACTTCCTCGGGAGCGACGTTCCGGCATCGCTCGCCGACGATGGCCGCCAACTCGCCCGCATACGTCAGTTCGTCGGTGAACTCGGGGTACGGAATCGGCTGGTCGTGAGCGAGCAGGGAGGTCGGCGGTTTGATGAAAAAGTCCGGTTCCTCGGGGCGCTCGTACTCCATCTGGTCGAGCGTTTCGGCGTAGTTGCGGCCGACACAGTAGAGCGCGGTCGGGTCGGCGGGCGGGAGCAGTCGCCCGTCGCGGCCGACCTCGTAGGTGCCGTCGTCGGCGTGAATCGTACCGTCCTCGTACTGGCCGGAAACCGGTCCCTCCGGCGTCAGCAGGCGTGCGAGTCGCATACTCGACGTTCGGAACTCGGCGGGAAAGAAATACCGACTCCGGCAGGGTAGTGGCCGACTGGAAGTTAGCTCACGAACTCCTCGACGCCGCGTGCGGGATAGCCGACTACGAGGTCCGCGCCCGCTGCCTTCAGGTCGGCGACGCGCTCGCCGACTTCGGCGGGCGACCCGACCAGCGCGTAGTCCCGCGTCGCGGCCGAGAGGACTTCGCGCGCCCGTCCGCTCGCGGTCCCGTCAGTGGACGCGCCCTCGGGGAGCGCGCTCGCCACGGGGCCGCGCCGGGCGGTGTAGTCGCCCACCGCGTCGAGTACCGCGTCGTCGTCGTCCGTGAGGACGGTCGGTGCGTACACCGCGAGTTCGCCGTCGAACCCGGCCGCTCGTAGGGCGCGCAGGTCTTGCTCGGTGGTTCGAGAGAGGAGTTCGAACTGCGTCGCGCCGGTGGCCAGCGCGAGGCGTTCGACGCCCTCGGTACCGACCCACGCCGCCGGGTCGCGCTCGACCGCCGCGCGGAGTCGGGGCGCGACGGCCTTCCCGCGCTCGGTCTCCGAGAGGTAGGCGGCGTGTCCGGCCACGGCGACGCGCTGGACCGTATCGGGGATGCGGTCGTAGCCCGAGTCGTCGCCGAGGGGGTCGAACCCCTCGGCCCTGACCGGCGTGGTCAGGCGGACCTCCACCTCCTCGGCGAGACCTGCCAGCGTCTCTTCGTCCGGCAGGTGTTCGCGCCCCTCGTAGTCGATAGCTACGGTCTCGAAGGGTAACTCGGCCGCGCGCGACACGTCACACTCGGCGGGTTTGAGCGCGGCGGCGTCCAGTCCAGTCTCTGCGATAGTCTCACTAGTAGTTAGCATGCGCGAACACCTCCAGTAACAGTCGCTCGTCGTCGTACGGTTCTACTGCTCGTGCGGAACGCGATCCATCGTCTGTGCGACCATGTAGCCAGTCGTATCCGTGGGAGGGTGAAAAGGGTATCGGCGCGGTCGATACTTACCGAGGTGGAGACGTGAGCGATTTCGGTGATTGGGTGAGGGCACTCGACTTGATTTACGAACCGGCGCGTGGGGGCGCGACGCCGTCGTGCATCGCGCCAACCGCGCGAGGGAAGTCGGCCGCGGATGCGGCCGACGAGGTTGGGGAGGCGTGAGGCTGATGCGGTGCGGTGCGGAACGGTGCCGTGCGGGTGCGGTATGATTGGCTCAAGCCCGAAGCTAGTTCCTCGCCGTCGAAAACGCCCCAGTCAACGTAACCCTAAACGTCTCGCTTCGCTCGACGTAGCTACGCGGTCTCAATCCTGTCGAACGTCGGCGTCGGGGTCCACGACCCTATCGACCTTCTTCGGCGCACGCCAATCGGTCGTCAGTTCCAACAACTGCACCAAAATTCGGGCCGTCGCGCCCCAGACGGTGTACCCGTTCACGCGGAAGAAGTGGACGATGGCCTCGCCGTACTGGGGATGCTCCCTGCGCTCGACCTCGTAGTTGTCGGGGTCCAACAGCCCATCGACCGGCAGGACCGCGATTTCGGCCACCTCGCGCTCGTCGGGGGTGTACTCGCGGTCGGGGACGCGGGCGACGTAGGGCGTCACCGCGTACCTGCTCGTGGTCCGTATGTCATCGAGTTGACCCACCACGTCGGTCTCGTCGGCGCGAAGCCCGATTTCCTCTTCGGCCTCGCGGAGCGCGGTGGCCCGGAGGTCGGCGTCACTCGGTTCGCACCCGCCGCCGGGGAAACTCATCTGCCCGGCGTGTTCGCC
This genomic stretch from Halorussus pelagicus harbors:
- a CDS encoding creatininase family protein, which codes for MSCRYLHERTTTAAADAFQQAEVAVLPTGSVEQHGPALPLGTDLLAARAVAETVGDHPDALLLPPIPVGVSAHHRQFDGTLWTDPETFESYVADIVASAAEHGVRKAVVVNGHGGNSEALRRAARGLREEEVAFAAPWNWWSNLDALIAEELDTSLGHADEVETSMMLAVAEDLVRESALEAAEDEGGDSWGKSIQGASVGFDAIDFTESGAVGEPTAGSKEVGEKLLAHATDDLAALVEWLAEQDVDDLWPRGHK
- a CDS encoding DUF7388 family protein; translation: MLTTSETIAETGLDAAALKPAECDVSRAAELPFETVAIDYEGREHLPDEETLAGLAEEVEVRLTTPVRAEGFDPLGDDSGYDRIPDTVQRVAVAGHAAYLSETERGKAVAPRLRAAVERDPAAWVGTEGVERLALATGATQFELLSRTTEQDLRALRAAGFDGELAVYAPTVLTDDDDAVLDAVGDYTARRGPVASALPEGASTDGTASGRAREVLSAATRDYALVGSPAEVGERVADLKAAGADLVVGYPARGVEEFVS
- a CDS encoding fumarylacetoacetate hydrolase family protein, producing MRLARLLTPEGPVSGQYEDGTIHADDGTYEVGRDGRLLPPADPTALYCVGRNYAETLDQMEYERPEEPDFFIKPPTSLLAHDQPIPYPEFTDELTYAGELAAIVGERCRNVAPEEVPEVVRGYTIMNDVDALDQQGRTARKAFDGSGPLGPWVETDVDPSDLDMWTDVAGERRQEANTELMLFEPYEIISYLSARFTLRPGDVIAFGSPANPGTVEPGDEVEITYEGVGTLRNEVVASSQ
- a CDS encoding radical SAM protein; the encoded protein is MTDLADLDVTLVDGYVDEPAHFGVPPYISTYPRYTAGAIVDAGVPKDNVTYHTIDELRDDSSKWHDVEDADLFVYIGGMTVPGSYVGGTPAEPDEVRKMAWNANGTSLMGGPVKFGVGDENAGATETERDDLDFDFVAKGDVEAAAYDLLDSGLEGFNNRMRDNEEIDRWAADGAFVIEQHPNHPDYLIAEMETSRGCPYRCSFCTEPLYGNPSFRRPPSVVSEVQTLYERGARHFRLGRQADILAYGGDGEKPNPDALRNLYGGIREVAPDLETLHLDNMNPITVVEWPELAREGIRVIAEHNTPGDTAAFGLESADPRVQEENNLNVTAEECFEAVKIVNEEAGWRPGEDPADAPTHGDAAKNRLPKLLPGINLLHGLKGERRETFDHNKQFLERVYDEGLMLRRVNIRQVMAFDGTDMSDVGADIAKDHKKLFKQYKTEVREEIDNPMLRRLAPTGTILPDVHLEYHEGGRTFGRQLGTYPLLVGIPGERDLGQTVDVAVVDHGYRSVTGLVHPLDLNSATMDELTAIPGLGKQRAGNVIVNRPYDSPADLDADVGVDLTTFTTAERPEGAD
- a CDS encoding NUDIX hydrolase, giving the protein MELGRVADHMPRTVADEDHDAAVVAPVVTRGSDYYLLFTKRADHLGEHAGQMSFPGGGCEPSDADLRATALREAEEEIGLRADETDVVGQLDDIRTTSRYAVTPYVARVPDREYTPDEREVAEIAVLPVDGLLDPDNYEVERREHPQYGEAIVHFFRVNGYTVWGATARILVQLLELTTDWRAPKKVDRVVDPDADVRQD
- a CDS encoding NAD(P)/FAD-dependent oxidoreductase: MRIAVIGGGAVGVTAAYDLARRGESVVLYEKGNIAGGSTGRAAGVLYDAFAAPEDARVGDRAIERFREFSGEGDFEFHETPYVWFAHEGDERRGAAVREQVSRMRDAGRNVALAEPADLRERFPAVDWSDVGTAAVAENAGHADTASYARLLARKAERAGAEIRTDTEVRIDADERRVWPAGADDDAESFDAILVAAGAHTKRLLALAGIPVPLKPYRVQALTAGFDAERRGDLPMCYDATAGYYLRPHPEGLLAGDGTEEVESDPDDWTRDADREFCEVTCERLGQRLGEFGAVRESWAGLCVATPDRDPLLGELREGLFVAAGWQGHGFMRSPALGEAAAETILGENPVPEFVPTRFGGDEEFEIVEGMTVE
- a CDS encoding TRAM domain-containing protein — protein: MEISDKLLCLFSADVTIEDDKYVVEVPRREIETGSVEPGETYRVALISDDSDSSQQSESKSQSKSQSQSESSGAPSEPQPPVEEGEVRYVEVEDIGKQGDGIARVERGYVIIVPDAEIGERVKVEITEVKSNFAVGEIIEEDF
- a CDS encoding DUF7559 family protein yields the protein MPATLEVKCTNDDCEMDMFEMHYTYDMPDDVGVSDFQCPYCGGTDCLNAIEL
- a CDS encoding YkgJ family cysteine cluster protein, with translation MQSLETELENARALDTDDLADAIETIGFECTRCGACCKAEADDAHTATVFPDEVRDLQAATEYDWRDVARPMPYGLDGEGNADADDTTDAEPAGETFEWALQTDSCGDCTFYEETDDGTGACSVHGDRPLICETYPFSVALGGTSQPMGEAVDEEGVVRAHECEGLGRDISREDAEDLAAALKERAVRELREAIAVRDEYAPAEPDDGVVVHDSEGAKRPDGSAYEG